A stretch of DNA from Candidatus Schekmanbacteria bacterium:
ATAAATGTTTCAACTGATTGGATATTCTTCATTTTAGACATTTCTTCCTGATAAAAATCGAGAAGTTCAAAACCATCTTTGAGCATAACAATCATCATCAGGTCGTACCTTCCTGTTACTATAGAAACAGACACAACTCCTTTGAGTTTGCTGAATTTTTCTATATTTTTAACCATTGTTACATTGGAAAGCTTTACTCCTATTATGGCAATTTTGTGGTTTGGAATCGCATCAGGATTGACAAGGCCTGCAATGTCAAGCACACCTTCTTCAATCAATTTTCCGACTCTTGCTCGAACTGTATTTTCAGAAATGTCTAAACTCTCTGCAATTTCCTTGAAA
This window harbors:
- a CDS encoding Lrp/AsnC family transcriptional regulator, giving the protein MKIDEINISIIKHLRDGRKSFKEIAESLDISENTVRARVGKLIEEGVLDIAGLVNPDAIPNHKIAIIGVKLSNVTMVKNIEKFSKLKGVVSVSIVTGRYDLMMIVMLKDGFELLDFYQEEMSKMKNIQSVETFIAYKSYNLKVPYLL